Proteins encoded together in one Corallococcus soli window:
- the hrpA gene encoding ATP-dependent RNA helicase HrpA → MSGAPPDPTSGDFPTLHFPPELPISSRVEDITAAISAHQVVIVAGATGSGKTTQLPKVLLAMGRGRPRQIGVTQPRRIAATSVAARVARELGTELGTDVGYQIRFEDRSTRRTAVKFMTDGVLLAQIHSDPLLKRYDTIVLDEAHERSLTIDFLLGWLKRILPRRPDLKVVVSSATIETERFSQFFGGAPVIQVEGRTFPVDVLYEPPPEDDELADAVADSVANVLSLDPNGDVLVFLPGEREIREAENALNARELRGAVVQPLYGRLSAAEQSRVFANIPERRVILATNVAETSVTIPGIVYVVDTGVARLSRYDPRSGTTRLHIEPVSQASADQRKGRCGRVREGICVRLYDEASFTTRPAFTDPEIKRTGLAGVILRMKSLGLGDVEDFPFLDPPQPKAIAEGWRVLEELGAIEGKERALTPLGHQLARFPVDPRVARMILAGAEYGCLDEVLIIAAALNLQDPRERPRELAQKADASHARFRDENSDFTGLLKLWAFVREAEGRGTSHLRRVCRDNFLSFLRVREWRDVQRQLEETVRELRLSRKGQGAPARGDVLHQALLTGLLSRIGQWNPEQRYYTGAKQTRFMVHPSSALAKKPPAWVMAFELVETSQLFARTAAKLDPEWLAAAAPHLLKRSFSEPHWSEKSARAVVKESATLFGLQVFKERPVALASMDPARARLMFLEHALVRGEYRTRGAFQEENQEVLERVARLRDKARRSELLDTEALLTFFDQRVPADVTDGAGFEAWRRKAEAADPDVLILTMEDALSHDPGLSPARYPDAITLHGASVPVTYTFDPSAEDDGITVSVPLLLLAQLVPGELDWTIPGWQREKLTALLEQVPRAQRKQLGPVPELVDRLEKELVPFRGPMIPALARAVSRLCGVDVPEESFRADAVVPYLRITLRVLDERGKELARSRDADALLEQHGGRARAALRSVAPTSDWERKGLTAWTFGELPSVVTRRVGGLEVRSHPALVDRGAAVDLVLLETPSAADAATRTGLRRLLMLAARGHVAVSAARMPLPFPSLDGAPPARGQADTFRALVLARSVDDAFKLVPGAPLPRTKAAFEALVQEGSPRIEQAARDWANAVVATSMELAETLAALKTASKGPSGAAAVRDIRSQLGQLFPAKLIEWIPFMRLLNYPRYLRAARARLSRAVANPGKDAGKAVPFTPLWEAFLAKCATVRDQEAAQELRWAFEELRVAIFAPEVTTPVSVTVAKVGAALAALR, encoded by the coding sequence ATGTCCGGCGCCCCACCCGACCCCACCTCCGGCGACTTCCCCACCCTGCACTTTCCCCCCGAGCTCCCCATCTCGAGCCGGGTGGAGGACATCACCGCGGCCATCTCCGCCCATCAGGTGGTCATCGTCGCGGGGGCCACCGGTTCGGGGAAGACGACGCAGCTGCCGAAGGTCCTGCTCGCCATGGGGCGCGGTCGCCCGCGCCAGATTGGCGTCACCCAGCCCCGCCGCATCGCCGCGACGAGCGTGGCGGCGCGCGTGGCCCGCGAGTTGGGCACGGAGCTGGGCACGGACGTCGGCTACCAGATTCGCTTCGAGGACCGCTCGACCCGGCGGACGGCCGTGAAGTTCATGACCGACGGCGTGCTGCTCGCGCAGATCCACAGCGACCCGCTCCTGAAACGCTACGACACCATCGTGCTCGACGAGGCCCACGAGCGCAGCCTCACCATCGACTTCCTGCTCGGGTGGCTCAAGCGCATCCTCCCCAGGCGCCCCGACCTCAAGGTGGTGGTCAGCTCGGCCACCATCGAGACCGAGCGCTTCTCGCAGTTCTTCGGGGGCGCTCCGGTCATCCAGGTGGAGGGCCGGACCTTCCCGGTGGATGTGCTCTACGAGCCGCCCCCCGAGGACGATGAGCTCGCCGACGCCGTCGCCGATTCGGTGGCGAACGTGCTCTCGCTCGACCCGAACGGGGACGTCCTCGTGTTCCTCCCCGGGGAGCGGGAGATCCGCGAGGCCGAGAACGCCCTGAACGCGCGCGAGCTGCGCGGCGCGGTGGTGCAGCCCCTGTATGGGCGCCTGTCGGCCGCCGAGCAGTCGCGCGTCTTCGCCAACATCCCCGAGCGCCGGGTCATCCTCGCCACCAACGTCGCGGAGACGTCCGTCACCATCCCGGGCATCGTGTACGTCGTGGACACGGGAGTGGCGCGCCTGTCGCGCTACGACCCACGCTCGGGCACCACGCGCCTGCACATCGAGCCGGTCTCCCAGGCCAGCGCCGACCAGCGCAAGGGGCGCTGCGGGCGCGTGCGCGAAGGCATCTGCGTGCGCCTCTACGACGAGGCGAGCTTCACCACGCGGCCCGCCTTCACCGATCCGGAGATCAAGCGCACCGGGCTCGCGGGGGTCATCCTGCGGATGAAGTCCCTCGGCCTGGGTGATGTCGAGGACTTCCCCTTCCTCGACCCGCCCCAGCCGAAGGCCATCGCCGAGGGCTGGCGGGTGCTCGAGGAGCTCGGGGCCATCGAGGGCAAGGAGCGCGCCTTGACGCCGCTCGGCCACCAGCTCGCGCGCTTCCCGGTGGACCCGCGCGTCGCGCGGATGATCCTCGCCGGCGCCGAGTATGGGTGCCTGGACGAGGTGCTCATCATCGCCGCGGCGCTCAACCTGCAGGACCCGCGCGAGCGGCCACGGGAGCTCGCGCAGAAGGCGGACGCGTCGCACGCGCGCTTCCGTGATGAGAACTCGGACTTCACGGGGCTGCTCAAGCTGTGGGCGTTCGTGCGCGAGGCCGAGGGCCGGGGGACGTCCCATCTGCGGCGCGTGTGCCGGGACAACTTCCTGTCCTTCCTGCGGGTGCGCGAGTGGCGGGACGTCCAGCGCCAGCTCGAGGAGACCGTCCGCGAGCTGCGCCTGTCGCGCAAGGGGCAGGGCGCTCCGGCGCGCGGGGACGTCCTGCACCAGGCGCTCCTCACCGGGCTCCTGTCCCGCATCGGCCAGTGGAATCCGGAGCAGCGCTACTACACGGGCGCGAAGCAGACGCGCTTCATGGTCCACCCCTCGTCGGCGCTCGCGAAGAAGCCCCCTGCCTGGGTGATGGCGTTCGAGCTCGTGGAGACGTCCCAGTTGTTCGCGCGCACCGCGGCGAAGCTCGACCCGGAGTGGCTCGCGGCGGCGGCCCCCCACCTGCTCAAGCGCAGCTTCTCCGAACCGCACTGGTCGGAGAAGTCCGCGCGCGCCGTCGTGAAGGAGAGCGCGACCCTCTTCGGGCTTCAGGTCTTCAAGGAGCGCCCCGTGGCCCTGGCCAGCATGGACCCCGCCCGGGCACGGCTGATGTTCCTCGAGCATGCCCTGGTGCGCGGCGAGTACCGCACCCGGGGGGCGTTCCAGGAGGAGAACCAAGAGGTGCTCGAGCGCGTGGCGCGCCTGCGGGACAAGGCCCGGCGCAGCGAGCTGCTCGACACCGAGGCGCTGCTGACGTTCTTCGACCAGCGCGTCCCGGCGGACGTGACGGACGGAGCAGGCTTCGAGGCCTGGCGCCGCAAGGCCGAGGCGGCCGACCCCGACGTGCTCATCCTCACGATGGAGGATGCCCTCTCACACGACCCGGGCCTGTCCCCGGCGCGCTACCCGGATGCCATCACCCTGCACGGCGCGTCCGTGCCGGTGACGTACACCTTCGACCCCTCGGCCGAGGACGACGGCATCACCGTGAGCGTGCCGCTGCTGCTGCTCGCCCAGCTGGTCCCGGGTGAGCTCGACTGGACCATCCCCGGGTGGCAGCGGGAGAAGCTCACCGCCCTGCTCGAGCAGGTCCCCCGGGCCCAGCGCAAGCAGTTGGGGCCGGTGCCAGAGCTGGTCGACCGCCTTGAGAAGGAGCTGGTGCCCTTCCGCGGGCCGATGATTCCAGCGCTCGCGCGTGCGGTGTCCCGGCTGTGCGGCGTGGACGTGCCCGAGGAGTCCTTCCGGGCGGATGCCGTGGTGCCGTACCTGCGCATCACGCTCCGGGTGCTCGACGAGCGGGGGAAGGAGCTCGCGCGGAGCCGCGACGCCGACGCGCTGCTCGAACAGCACGGGGGACGTGCACGGGCGGCGCTGCGCAGCGTGGCGCCGACTTCGGACTGGGAGCGCAAGGGTCTGACCGCCTGGACCTTCGGCGAGCTGCCCTCGGTGGTCACCCGGCGGGTCGGCGGGCTTGAGGTCCGCAGCCATCCCGCGCTCGTTGACCGGGGCGCGGCCGTGGATCTGGTGCTGCTCGAAACCCCCTCCGCGGCCGACGCGGCCACGCGCACGGGGCTCCGCCGGCTCCTGATGCTCGCCGCGCGCGGACACGTGGCCGTCAGCGCCGCGCGCATGCCGCTGCCCTTCCCGTCCCTGGACGGCGCGCCGCCCGCGCGGGGCCAGGCCGACACCTTCCGGGCGCTCGTCCTCGCACGCAGCGTCGACGATGCGTTCAAGCTCGTACCGGGCGCGCCGTTGCCCCGCACGAAGGCGGCCTTCGAGGCGCTGGTCCAGGAAGGCTCACCGCGCATCGAGCAGGCGGCCCGGGACTGGGCGAACGCCGTCGTTGCCACCTCCATGGAGCTCGCGGAGACGCTCGCCGCGCTCAAGACAGCATCCAAGGGGCCGAGCGGCGCGGCGGCCGTGCGGGACATCCGCTCCCAGCTCGGGCAGCTGTTCCCCGCGAAGCTCATCGAGTGGATCCCCTTCATGCGCCTGCTGAACTACCCGCGCTATCTCCGCGCGGCCCGGGCACGGCTGTCGCGTGCGGTGGCGAACCCCGGCAAGGACGCAGGGAAGGCCGTGCCCTTCACCCCCCTGTGGGAGGCCTTCCTCGCCAAGTGCGCCACCGTGCGTGACCAGGAGGCGGCGCAGGAGCTGCGGTGGGCCTTCGAGGAGCTCCGCGTGGCCATCTTCGCTCCTGAGGTGACGACG
- a CDS encoding serine/threonine-protein kinase, producing MLITTKLRFTQIADLKNQGLNSRVFSAHDPQLKANLVIKEIAKKQILDPDEYFNESAILYDAKHPNIVEVKYACEDDHNIYLAMPLYADSLQGFMASRFLSVREIVQIGTGFLAGLHHIHSKKLIHFDIKPANILIDKSGHPALSDFGLTRFINTSGLATPASLYDKLYTPEYMTKSNALSMTADIYQVGLTLYRMCNGEDDFKAQFATYTGDTWMDAIIDGNFPERSKFLPHIPKRLRKVIKKSLSIKPDDRFKTALDISNELSQVDENLDWVYTPTTTGGGTWQYRLDSTVFNVTLKQQGAGWNIEGARTNLVSGAKRRITAATFSNIQQAEVEAKVQEALTACV from the coding sequence ATGCTCATAACCACCAAACTCCGGTTCACCCAGATAGCAGACCTGAAAAACCAGGGACTAAACTCCAGGGTTTTCTCCGCCCACGACCCGCAGCTCAAAGCAAATCTAGTAATCAAGGAAATAGCTAAAAAGCAAATACTCGACCCCGACGAATACTTCAACGAATCCGCAATTCTATATGACGCAAAACACCCCAATATCGTTGAAGTGAAGTATGCCTGCGAGGACGACCACAATATCTATCTTGCAATGCCACTATACGCTGACTCGCTACAGGGATTCATGGCCAGTCGATTTCTCTCCGTGAGGGAAATCGTTCAAATCGGCACAGGCTTTCTTGCCGGCCTGCACCACATACACAGCAAAAAACTAATCCACTTCGACATCAAGCCAGCCAACATTCTCATTGACAAGTCGGGCCACCCAGCGCTCTCTGACTTCGGGTTAACACGATTCATCAACACAAGTGGCCTCGCAACTCCGGCAAGCCTGTACGACAAGCTCTACACGCCAGAATACATGACAAAGTCGAATGCTCTCAGCATGACGGCCGACATTTACCAAGTCGGACTTACGCTCTATCGAATGTGTAATGGCGAAGATGACTTCAAGGCCCAGTTCGCGACATACACAGGCGACACCTGGATGGACGCAATAATCGACGGCAATTTCCCTGAACGGAGCAAATTTCTTCCGCACATCCCAAAGCGGCTCAGGAAAGTCATCAAGAAATCGCTATCCATCAAGCCCGACGATCGATTCAAGACAGCACTCGACATTTCAAACGAACTCTCGCAAGTGGACGAGAACCTTGACTGGGTATACACTCCCACGACTACAGGCGGAGGCACCTGGCAATACCGGCTCGACTCAACTGTCTTTAACGTAACACTCAAACAACAGGGAGCAGGCTGGAATATTGAGGGCGCGCGCACCAATCTCGTCAGTGGGGCCAAGAGAAGGATAACGGCCGCTACGTTCTCAAACATCCAGCAGGCAGAGGTAGAGGCGAAAGTTCAGGAGGCCTTGACAGCCTGCGTATAG